In Candidatus Hydrogenedentota bacterium, a genomic segment contains:
- the topA gene encoding type I DNA topoisomerase gives MIATYGQKDQKNVKLVIVESPAKATTIGNILGKDYKVLASFGHVRDLPKSAGEIPAAYKGASWSRLGVNVDEDFSALYVIQKDSKRHISELKKACKDADEIILATDEDREGESISSHLLEILKPKVPVRRIAFHEITADAIKNALKSPRSVNEQLVRAQETRRILDSLFGYELSPVLWRKIRGRLSAGRVQSVALRLVVEREEERRAFMKSAYWDAEAALSRDGKSFSATLTTVKGQRVAGGKDFDPATGSLKKEGSSAPIWLDEEKINTLLEILKAAVPWHVVSLEEKESTQRPYPPFITSTLQQAASGVLGFSPRKTMQVAQKLYEGVNMGDGAREGLITYMRTDSVVLSEKALQEAAAYITDQFGANYHTRRQYKTKSKLAQEAHEAIRPTNIRYTPDSVARYLSQDELRLYQLIWSRTIASQMADAKIMRTTVDLEAKSEEETAVFRANGSVVIFPGFLKVMSGQQKDKELPALAVGMTVSTAAGADILLEGLSATSHETQPPARYTEASLVRRLEEEGIGRPSTYAPTVAVIQQRGYVERVGTALAPTYIGIAVIFLLREHFSDYVDLGFTSRMEDKLDAIAEGQQDWLSFLKGFYFGETADGKGLKPRVHDSFSSVDFPVIPVGEDAEGDAIVIRVGKTAPFLQREFKDGQTETATIPEKVYFDELKVEKAVHILNTKSKREEGLGTCPTTGERVYLLEGPYGPYVQLGESDGDEKPKRMGLPRGMSPDEVTFEKALQLLELPRKLGEHPDTGKSVSVSIGRFGPYVVHDGDFRSINAAVLLTLTLEEALAILAQPKNSRGAKKLLRNLREATDDSPAIDLYEGRYGPYVTDGTTNASLPKTQSPDTLKIDEALALLVKAAEKNAAKAKAAPRKKAAAKKKTAAKKPAAKKAAAKKPAAKKKNQAEGA, from the coding sequence ATGATTGCGACCTATGGACAAAAGGATCAAAAAAACGTGAAACTGGTTATTGTGGAATCTCCTGCCAAGGCGACCACCATTGGCAATATTTTAGGTAAAGACTATAAAGTGCTGGCGAGTTTTGGGCATGTCCGCGATCTGCCCAAGTCGGCGGGCGAAATTCCTGCCGCTTATAAAGGCGCTTCGTGGTCGCGGCTCGGCGTCAATGTGGACGAAGATTTTTCCGCTCTCTACGTCATCCAAAAAGATAGTAAGCGGCATATTAGCGAATTGAAAAAAGCCTGTAAGGACGCGGATGAAATCATTCTCGCAACGGACGAAGACCGCGAGGGCGAATCCATCAGCTCGCACTTGCTGGAAATACTCAAACCGAAAGTACCGGTCAGACGCATCGCCTTCCACGAAATCACAGCCGATGCCATTAAAAACGCTTTGAAATCGCCGCGCTCCGTGAATGAACAGTTGGTGCGCGCCCAGGAAACACGGCGCATCTTAGACAGCCTTTTCGGTTATGAACTGTCGCCCGTATTGTGGCGCAAGATCCGAGGGCGGCTCAGCGCCGGCCGTGTGCAGAGTGTTGCGTTGCGGCTTGTCGTTGAACGGGAAGAAGAACGGCGCGCCTTCATGAAATCCGCCTATTGGGATGCCGAAGCGGCCTTGTCGCGGGATGGCAAGTCCTTTTCCGCCACCCTCACCACCGTGAAGGGGCAGCGTGTTGCGGGGGGAAAAGACTTTGATCCTGCCACGGGCAGCTTGAAGAAGGAGGGCAGTTCCGCGCCTATTTGGCTGGACGAAGAGAAGATTAACACCCTCTTGGAAATTCTGAAAGCCGCTGTGCCCTGGCATGTGGTCTCTCTAGAAGAAAAAGAAAGTACCCAACGGCCGTATCCGCCTTTTATCACCTCAACGCTGCAGCAGGCAGCCAGCGGCGTGCTCGGCTTTTCTCCGCGCAAAACCATGCAGGTTGCCCAAAAGCTGTATGAAGGCGTGAACATGGGCGATGGGGCGCGGGAAGGGCTCATCACCTACATGCGTACAGACTCCGTGGTGTTGAGCGAGAAAGCGCTTCAGGAAGCGGCAGCCTATATTACCGATCAGTTCGGCGCGAACTACCACACGCGCCGTCAATATAAGACGAAGTCGAAACTGGCGCAGGAAGCGCACGAAGCCATACGGCCCACCAATATCCGGTATACGCCCGATTCGGTGGCGCGCTATTTAAGCCAAGATGAGCTGCGTTTGTATCAGCTGATCTGGAGCCGTACCATTGCCAGCCAAATGGCGGACGCCAAAATCATGCGTACCACCGTTGATCTGGAGGCGAAGAGCGAGGAGGAGACGGCAGTATTTCGGGCGAACGGCTCCGTCGTCATCTTCCCGGGATTCCTGAAGGTCATGAGCGGCCAGCAAAAAGATAAGGAGCTGCCTGCCCTGGCTGTGGGGATGACCGTCTCCACCGCGGCAGGGGCCGATATCCTGCTGGAAGGGCTCAGCGCGACGAGTCATGAAACGCAGCCGCCGGCACGGTATACGGAAGCTTCGCTCGTACGGCGCCTTGAAGAGGAGGGCATCGGCCGGCCGTCCACCTATGCGCCCACCGTCGCCGTCATTCAGCAGCGCGGCTATGTGGAGCGTGTCGGTACGGCGCTGGCGCCGACCTATATCGGTATTGCCGTCATCTTCCTTTTACGGGAACATTTTTCCGATTATGTGGATTTAGGCTTCACCTCGCGGATGGAAGATAAGCTCGACGCTATCGCCGAAGGACAGCAAGATTGGCTCTCTTTCCTCAAAGGCTTTTATTTCGGGGAAACGGCCGACGGTAAAGGACTCAAACCGCGGGTACACGATTCCTTTTCGTCGGTAGATTTCCCCGTGATCCCCGTGGGCGAAGATGCTGAAGGCGACGCAATCGTCATCCGCGTTGGGAAAACGGCGCCCTTCCTCCAGCGCGAATTCAAAGACGGACAGACAGAGACTGCCACAATTCCCGAAAAAGTGTATTTCGATGAATTAAAAGTGGAAAAGGCGGTTCATATTCTCAACACGAAATCGAAACGCGAAGAGGGCTTGGGCACCTGTCCAACTACAGGCGAACGGGTCTACCTCTTGGAAGGCCCATACGGCCCCTACGTGCAGCTGGGCGAATCGGACGGCGACGAGAAACCGAAGCGCATGGGATTGCCCCGGGGGATGAGTCCCGATGAGGTCACCTTCGAAAAAGCGCTGCAGCTCTTGGAACTGCCGCGAAAGCTTGGCGAACACCCCGACACGGGTAAATCGGTGAGCGTCAGTATCGGCCGCTTTGGCCCCTATGTCGTCCATGACGGTGATTTCCGCAGTATTAACGCGGCCGTGCTGCTCACGCTTACGCTGGAAGAGGCCCTCGCTATTTTAGCGCAGCCCAAGAACAGCCGGGGCGCTAAAAAACTGCTGCGCAACCTCCGTGAGGCAACAGATGACAGCCCCGCTATCGATCTTTATGAAGGGCGCTACGGCCCTTATGTGACCGATGGAACAACGAACGCTTCCCTGCCCAAGACGCAATCGCCCGATACGCTGAAAATTGATGAAGCGCTGGCGCTTCTGGTAAAGGCTGCGGAAAAGAATGCGGCGAAAGCCAAAGCTGCGCCGAGGAAGAAGGCTGCGGCGAAAAAGAAGACGGCTGCCAAGAAACCTGCGGCGAAAAAGGCCGCTGCAAAAAAACCTGCGGCGAAAAAGAAAAACCAAGCAGAGGGGGCGTGA